AGCGAGCGGGCCGTCGTTGGCGGCGGCGTCGCGCCGTGCGGCCGGGAACGCGGGGGTCGGGAACCCCGTGGTTGCCGAGTCGTCTGCGTCACCGATGGGGAAGGCCGTCGTCGGGGCATCCGGTGGCCAATCCGTCGAGGTATCGGCCGGAAGCGCCCCGAACGCCCACTCCGGCTCATCGTCGAGCACCGGCTCGGGCGTCAGCTCGGGCCCGGGCTGCGGTTCGGGCTGCGGTTCGGGCTGCGGCTGAGCGAACACTTGCGGGCCGATGAACGCTGCGGGCGTGACACCCGCCGACTCGAGATTCGCCTTGGGATCCTCGGCGTTGGGGTCGGGAGTGAGGTTCCAGAAGTAGCCGGTCTCGGCGACCTCGCGTGCGATCGCCGACTCCTCGGCGTCCTCGGCGTCCTCGAATTCGTCTTGATCGGTCTGGCGACCGCGGCCGAACAAGCGGCCGACTCCCCCGCGGCCACGGCCCGACGGTTCGTATTCGTCGACGTCATCGTCGTGCTCGTCGTGCTCGTCGTCGAAGTCGAGGCCGAGCGCTCCCAGGCCGGAGAGAGGACCGGTCGGCGGGTCGCCGGCGGGCGGGCCGCCCAGTGAAGTCGGACCGGGAGTGCTCACGCGCGGTGCGTGATCGGCGTCGCGGTCGCGGTTGCGGGGTGCGCCGCCGAGCTGCGCGAGCAGGTCGTCGACGGGCTCAGCCGGCTCGCGGCCGGAGTCGTCATCGCCGGTGGCCGACGCGAATGCCGGGAACGGCGGGCGGCGATCGACGCTCGCCTCGCGGAACGGCGCCCCGACGGACTCGGAGATTCGGGGATCGGCCTCAGCCGAACCTCGAACCTCGAGATACGGGAACCCTGCCGTCGTGGGTTCCGACTTGGTCGGAACGGGCTGCTGGGATGCCTGCGGTGCGTCTGCAGCACGAGACGCCGGCGACGGAGGCGATGCGGCCTCGGGCGGCGTCGGTGACGCGGAAGGCCACGCCGGTGGCTCAGGTGACGCTGGCGGCGGAGTTGACGCGGTCGGTGCTGGCGACGCGGCGGCCTCGGGCCACACGGATGACGCGGGGGGCGCAGGTGACGGTGGAGGCGACGTCGGCGCAGCGGGCTCGGGCCACGCGTGCGCAGCAGGCGGCGCAGGCGAAGGCGGAGGAGGCGACGCCGGCGCAGCAGGCTCCGGCGACACGGGAGACGCAGCAGGCGGCGCAGCGGGCGGCACGGGTGGCGGCGTCGGCCCAGCCGGATCGGGCTCGTTGAGGGCCGACCAGAGCTCGGCATCGTAGTTCGGCAGTTGCGACCGTCGGGCTGCTCGCTCCTCCCAAGTCGGAGGCGCGGTGTCGGGCGCGATCGGATGCTGCACCGGCGTGAACGACTGCCGGGCGACCGGCGGCGGGGTGTAGTCGGCGAACGGCGACTCGGGCGGAGGCACGCGATCGGCGGGCGCGGCGGGCGGCACCGCGGGCGGATCAGCCGCCGGGGGAGCCGAAGAGGTGGAGGCGGCCGGCGTCGAGGGATCAGACGGGGTCAACGGCTGCGACAGGTTGCGGAATGCAGACCGGAGGGCGTCTTCCGAGTCCAGTTCGTTCGAGCCCCAAGTGAGGGCGAACGGCGCCGTCGGCGTGACCGGTCCGGGCGGTGTGTCGGATACGTGGGATGCCGGCGGAATCGGCGCCGCGGGAGGCGCCGCGTCCTGAGGCGGAGCGACGGGCGGCATCTGCTGGGCAGGCGGCACTGGGGTCGGGGCGACGGGCGGAGCCTGCGGGGTGGTCGGAGCCGGCGTCGGCGTCGGAGTCGGAGCCGGAGTCGGAGTCGGCGCTGCCGTCGGCGCGACCGTCGGCATCTGCGGAGCCGCCGTTTGGCCCACCGGAGGCTCGACCTCGGTCAAGTAGACGGGAGTGGTAGGCGGCGCGACCGGTGGCACGGGCGGGATCGGCGTCGGCGGCGTCGCGGGCGGCGGCACGGCCGGGGCAGCGGGACGCCCGACCGCGAACGGCGGAGTCCACGACGGCAGGGCGGCGGGAGCGTACGGCGCGGGCGGTTCCTCGGGCGCAGGCGGTTCGGCTGCGGAGCCGCGGTCGAGCGGCGCGCCGACGATCGGGAGTGCCCGCGTCGCGGCATCCGTCGCCGATGGAGCGGAGTCGGCGAGCGAGAACCAGTCGAGTACCTCTTCGCGGCGCGGGGCGGGAGTGCGCTCGGGCGTCGGCGGCGGGGGCGGCACCACCGGTGGTGTAGCCGCCGCGGGCTTCTCGGGGCGCGTCGAGGGAGGCGGCACGACGGGCGGCTCGCTGCGGGCTGGCGGGCGCCCGGCGGCGAGTTGGGCGAGCAGCCAGTCTGCTCCCCCTTCCGTGCCGCTCTCGTCGCGCCCGTCAGCGTTCATCAGGCCAAGCCCAGGTCTTCCAAGCCGATCGCGTAGAGGTAAGGCACGCCGGCGGCCTCGATGACTTCGCGCGCGCCGGTGGCGCGGTCGACGACGACGGCGACGGCCGCGACCTCTGCCCCGACCCTCCGCAGGGCCTCGATCGCCTTGAGCGGCGAGCCGCCGGTGGTCGACGTGTCTTCGAGCACGATCACTCGCTTGCCCTCGAGGTCGGGGCCCTCGACCTGCTTGCCGCGGCCGTGGTCTTTCGGCTCCTTGCGCACGACAAACGCATCGTAGGCGAGTCCGCGGGCCGCGCCTTGGTGCAGGATCGCCGCGGCGACCGGGTCGGCGCCCATGGTCATGCCGCCGACGGCGGAGACGCCGGGCACGTCGTGGATGAGGTCGAGCATGACCTGTCCGATGAGCGGAGCGACCCGGTGATCGAGGCTCACCTTGCGTAGATCGACGTAGTACGAGGCCTTCTTGCCGCTCGTCAGGGTGAAGTCACCATGGAACACGGCATCGGCCGAGATGTGGTCGATGAGCTGCCGACGTGCGTCGGTGATGTCCAGAGGCTCTCGAATGGTCACCCGAATACTCTACGGCCCGCGCGCTGTGAGAGCAGGATCGGATGTCTCGGGTGTGACGAAAGCTCACGTCGACGACGAAGGGCCGCCCCGCGGGGTGTCCCTCCCCCGCGCGGCGGCCCTGCGCTCGGGGATTGCGACCCCATGCTCGCGGCGCCTAGACGGTGCGGGCGAACGTCTCCTTCGGCAGGCGACGGTAACCATCGCGAACCGTGTTGAAGATCGAGGCGGAGATGGCGGCGGCGGAGACGCCGCCGAGGAGCAGGATGGCGGTGAACACGATGATTTTCCTTTCGAAGATGAAATGGCTGGTCGAGCGACCGTTGCGCCGTTGCACGTGTTCGACTTCTCCATTGAACCGCGAAAA
The Agromyces albus DNA segment above includes these coding regions:
- the pyrE gene encoding orotate phosphoribosyltransferase, with amino-acid sequence MDITDARRQLIDHISADAVFHGDFTLTSGKKASYYVDLRKVSLDHRVAPLIGQVMLDLIHDVPGVSAVGGMTMGADPVAAAILHQGAARGLAYDAFVVRKEPKDHGRGKQVEGPDLEGKRVIVLEDTSTTGGSPLKAIEALRRVGAEVAAVAVVVDRATGAREVIEAAGVPYLYAIGLEDLGLA